ACCCACTCTGAAACGAGCTCTCTGCGCGCGTGTCCTGGGCTGGTGGAGCCCCAGGTGTTGCCTGATAGCCTCAGTGGGTAAGTGCGCATGCACTTGAACCCTGGAGAAGTTGCTTTGTTCTCGTGGCAGTTTTGTTCTTGTGGAGGCCAACTTTGGGTTGACTCCGTCCTGCGTCGTGCCCCGAGCCAGCCCCAGGGTCTGGAGAAAGGCCAGCCCAGGATAGGAGGTTATGTTATGAATTTTGGTTGTTAGCTTTATTTGTGGTGAGTTTTCAAAGCAGCTTTACCCTTTCTGTCTTGGTCCCTGTCCCTGCAGAGAGTCAGGGCCGTGGGGCCCAGGTGTACAGGGAGCTGCTGGAGAAAGGACAGTAAAGTCATGCCTCCGCTGTTCTGTGTGTTCTTCGGTCCTGGCTACAGGCCTAGGGGTGGATGCAGGAGGGTGTCCCCTTCCCCGCCACCCAGGGACCTGAGGGCAGGGGCCGGGCCTAAGAGCGGGGCTCTGGGCACCATTCAGGTGGAGCTGATGCAGGCCTCCCCTCCCAGGTGGGGGTGCCAGCCACCTCCCCGTGTTGATGGTGGCACTGCCAGCCGTGGACTCTCTGGGCCATGGGCCTGGTCTGGTGGTTTCTTCACTGAGACTGACAGTGTGAGGCCCCTCCCTGATCCTGGTGGCTCTGGTGGCGCCTGGGCTGAGCCCACTGCTTCTTCCTTTGAgagcctccctctctctgttcccAGCACAGTCTGCAGGCACCTCCAGGAAACAGTCTGGCAGCACTGGCCAAGCGTGCACAATGACAACAGCAGAGCCACCACAGGACAGGAAGGTCACCACTGGTGGTCTCCTATGGCCCTACGTCTGGAAAGACTCCTCAGCGAAGCTCACAGTTTCTTTCCACAGCGCCGGCCTGGTAAGGAAAGCAATGCTCCCGGCCCAGCCTGGGTGTCCCATCTTAGAGCCTCGATGAAGTGGCTGGCACATGTGGGCAAGGACACTCTGCTCTGTAAATAAAACACCTGTACTCCTCTCTTATTTCTGGGGCCTGCTTCGCTCTCCAGGTAGCTCTGTAGAATCATGGGGGTTCTGATGCAAAGGTGGCCCTAGCTACAGGCAACAGAGGGATGGGGCAGCAGGGATCACCCAGTCGGTCCTGCCCTGAGCATGGTGCTCTGGGCGAGGGCCCTGGCACAGCTTTCCTCTTGCTGTGGTTTATCAGCCAGTACCTCAGGCCGTGGGACCAGAACTGAACCCCTCACCAGCCAAtcttaaactttattttccagCAAATGACATATGCTGCCCAGGCGCGCCGCCTCAGTCCTCACCCATCTGGGCGAACCTCAGTGTGGCGCCTGTGGTGTGTGGGGACGCGCTCTCCCCAAGGCCCTGCCTGCTCTGGGCCCCACTCCCGGGTCTGGACAAGAGACCCTCGTCTTGCCTCAGTGCGGGCCTTGCTGCCCTCGCACCGGCCACAGCCCCGTCCTGTCTGCCAGCTGCTCCTGGGGCCCGATCCTCTGGCCCTGGCCACTGCAGCTGCCCGCTCGCTGGCCTCCTGTCCTCCGGGCACACAGCTTCAGGGTGGATCAGTCACCCCACGTCAGATtctgagaagggaaagagaagactgAGGGGGGGCGCTCGCTCGGCTGCACAGCTGCCCTGCTCTCGGGGCCGAGGTCCTGGGCGGACAGACACTCACCGTCCCCCTGGCTAAGGCTCCCGCCAGTTCTCCTTCCCGTTCAGCACTTGCAGCTTCTCCAGGCTCTGGGTCACTAAGCACAGCACTCGCCCTAAGAACGGGGGCAGAGAGTTACTGCTTCGCAGTCTGGAGGGCTCGAGGGCACAGGAATGGATGACCTTGAGGGCTGGTGGGCTGTCCGGCCCCCTGGACTCACCCATCTCCCGGACTTGATCCTCCAGGGCTCCCGACAGCTGAGGGAGGCTCAGGGCCTGCAAGGCGGCCTGCCAGCCTTTGGAGTCTGTAGGGCAGAGAGCTGAGTAGGCCTGGGGTGTCTGTGCCCACAGGCCCTGCCTCTTCGTCCTGAGCCACTGCGACCAGGGGACGCCCCCCAAACCTTTGGTGGCATACGTCCCCCTCATTACATCAGAGTGTTCTCCCACTTGTGGAGCAAAGCGCTGACGGCCAGTCAGGGCTCAGCCCCGGGCATGTGTGTGAGGGCCCCTGCCTACTGCTGGGCTATGCCCTGGGGGGCCCCAGCCAGGGGCTGCAGAAGTCACTTGAGGTCTTGGACAGTGGAGGCAGCCATGGCCCAAAGGCCACCTGGAGGGACAGTGAGGACATGGGCTTGGGCACGTGAGAGgatctggggtggggtggtgtcAGTGTGATAACCACACTGAGACAAGTGGGAAAACCCAGCCTGGGGAGGCGTCCCTGCCCTCTGTCTACCTGTTTTGGGTCCAGGACACTGCTCTCCTTACCAGCTGTGGGGAGGCCTGGGCCCAGCGTGGCCTCGAGCGGGGATTCATCCTGCTGCACTCGGGTGGACAGCTCAGCTTGACAGGCTCTGCCGGACACGAGAACCAATCGCTGGTGAGGGGAGAGGCCAGGCGAGCGCAGACACCCTTCTCCCCAAGTGTGAGGAGGGGCTCTGCCCTGTGCGCTCTGCCAGCCTGTGCCTGTGCGGCCCGGGCAGAGAAAAGACCCACACGGGGCCCCTCTGCTGCCTGGTCTGCCCTGCAAGGAGGGACAGCCAGATGAAATTGGGGTGGCGGTGACTCCAGGAGGCCCTGAAAACGACCCATTCTTGGAAGAATCTGGAGGAAACAGTGACTTggcctggccctggcccagggGCAGCTCGGACACCCACTTACCGCAGCTGGTCCAGGACAAGCGCAGCATCCCGGGCGagggcccaggcctcctgcaACTGTGCATGGACGTCCTTGCGGGCACCGTCCTGTTCCAGGAGGCAGCTCTCCACCACAGCCCGCAGCTCCTGCTCCTGCGACACCAGGCCCCGCATGGCCTCCACCTCCTCACAGCGCTGCAGCGGGAGAGGCAGCAGATGCAGCAGGCCAGTTCAGGGGTGGGGAATGACCACTCGGGCAGGGTTCCCCCACCCCAGGTTCCATCTCCGCCGTCAGAcagcctcctcctctcctggcctGGGGGGACCTGTCTCCACCTTGGAGCATCCCCGGCCTGGGCCCCTTCCTGCAAGCCCTGCGGTGTGCACTGCTGACACCCTTTCTCCCCCCTGTGCCCACCTGTGCGCCCCACTGCATCCGAGCCATGATGCTTCCCGGCCTCGCTGTCCTGTCACCCGCCCTGGCTGCTGCTCTCCGCTGATTCTGGGCATCTGTCTCCACGCTGTGTCCTTCTCTGCACATCCCCTGCCCCAGCTCTCTACTTACTTTGTGCAACTGGATGGCGAGCTCCTGCATCTCGGCTTCAAGCCGGTCGGCGTAGGCCAGCTCCAAGGCATCACTGGGGGGGCGGGCGCTGCTGTGCCAGCGGGCGATGGCAGAGGTCATCTTTCTCTTGGGCCCAAACAACCTACAGCAGGGAGTGAGAGGACACGGATCAGCACCTGCTCTACGTGGAGGCTCCATGGGCCGTCCTTCTACCAAGACTGTCTGCTAGAAAGATCCCAGCTTTGAAGGGGGAGAGGAGCCCCCAGGATCCTGGGACAGAAGACAGAAAGCGTCGTAAGGAGTCGTGACCTTCCCACCCTGCCTGGCTGCTGCTTTCACTGGACAGGGAGCTGGGCCTGCTAGGGATGCTCTCAAAGGTGGACAGTGGAAAATGTCAAGGTGCCCTGAGCACAGCAGTGTCCGCTGGGCCAGCTCGGGGCCTCGGGACCCAGGCTGCCTGCACCTGGGCTGGGAGCAGCTGCAGGAGTGGACAGCTGACAGAAGGGAGAAAGCCGGCCACTGGACAGGGAGGCTCTCCACCCAAATGCTGGGAGCTGCACCTCAGCTGGTTCCTGGGCATCGTGGCCACAGAGGCCCTGGGACTCACGTGATGCCGATTTCCTTCAGGTCGCTCTCAGTGAGGGTCAGAAAGATGCGGAGGTCCACGTCCTGCTCCTCAAACACCTGCAGGTATTTGAGGCAGCCGATCTGCTCCAGCAGCGTGGCGAGGTCCTAGAGGGTGAGGAGCCAGGGCAGGTCAGAGGACAGGCAAGCCACGAAGACGTGGGGGCAGGAAAAGCCCCGTGCTGCACACAGAGCTGCCTTTCTCCTGCTGAGCACCTGGCCTGTCCTGAGCTCTGCTGACTCCCAAGTTCGGCAGAGAGCCTGGGCTGCCCCCTGTGTGTCCTCAGACAGGGCAGGCAGGGCGTCTCTGGACCAGTGTCTTCACTGCAGCAGGAAGCACACCCTGTGGCAGGTCTGCGGCAGCAGCTCCTCTCGGTCTCTGCTGACCCGGGactctcttcatttctccttcactCTGGGGGACAGTCTTGGCCGGACGTCGCACTGTTGGTTAACATGTCGTCCCATGTCTTCTGGTCCctgtggtttctgatgagaaatatgCTGTTAATCGTCTGGAGATCCCCTTGTATGTGCTGAGCCACTTGTCTCTTGCTCCAAGATTCTTTGTTTAGTGACACTCTGATTGTGATGTGTCCAGGTGTGGCTGTGAATTTAACCAACTTAGAGCTCATTCAGCTTCTTGGATGTGCAGATTCATTTTCTGATCAAATCTGAGAagatttggcttttttttttttccactgaaaactttttttttttttggccatttggataGAAATGGGAATTTATTTGCCAGGAAGGATGATCCCATGGGACCAGtgcagggcctcctctttgctaATTCTGTGTTTGACCACGATGCAGCCTGCCCTGCACTTCTTGTCTGCGATGCTGAAACCTGGCCTCCCCAGCACCACGTAGAGGTCCAGGCTGTAGGTACCAATGCCTGGTGTTTGATCCCCAGATCGACGTGTTCTTGGATCCCCAAACCAAAATTTCCAGTATCtgagagattattttttcttaacttgCATTCTCGCACctttagacatttctccaggatTTCTTCTGCCTTGGCCCCATGGACTGTGCAGTGGACGGCAGTCTTTTCATTTCCCCTGATAAGATTTggctattttaaaacattttttctacttttccctccctcctccccaggaacACCATTCCGTGCACGCTGTTACACTTGCTGGTGTCTCACaggtttctgttcatttttcctcattcttctttATCGGATTGGATAACCTCAAGTGATCTATGTTAAGTTTTCTGGTTCTTTCTTCTGTGTGCTCAAACCTGCTGTTGAGCTCCTCTAGTGAAattttcatctcagttattgtactttcagttccagaatttctatttggttcatttttatttctatcactTTATTGATATTCCGTATTtagacatggtttcctttagctcttggaacatattttattctttttttcgtTTCTGTTTTACAAACCCTGTGTCAAGGGCTGACTTTCAGGAGGTGGCAGTGACGGAGCTGCTCTGCTACATAGGAAACCCCGACCCAGAAGCAGGTAGCTTCGCCCCACTGGCTCCTCTGCCAAGCATATACACCAAATCTTGGAACATATTTAAAGAAGCTGATTTAAAGGCTCCAATCGGCATGTGTTTAAGGTATCGAGAGGTCAGCTGCTCACCGAGCCTGGGAACACAGGCGCTGGAGAGAGCTCCCCAAAGGGGCTGCGAGGAGAAACCAGCAAAATTACAGGCTTTTAGTGAAGAGCAGAGCTGTGACTTTAATAAATGGCAAATACTGACTTCTCTTCCACCTTCGTACCACTTATGCCCACAGAGGGTGGGAGAACACACTAGGCAGTGGCGCTGCTGCTGCACCTGTAATCCTGGACAAACTACTCAGTCAGAGCAGCCACGATGAGAAAGGCAGCAATTAAGTTCTCATTAAGTCCCGACTAAGTGCCACTTTGCCTCTGCTTCCCATGCAGCTTGTCACTGTCACCTGAAAGCAGCTCTGTGATGCTGGTCCTGTGTTTCTCCTCCCCAGGCTCAGGGAGGCTGAGCTGAGCATGGAAACCAGGGGGAGAGACGGATCCCTCCATGGAAAGGGATGAACAGAGGCCCGGCAACTGGCTCCTCTCACCATTAGGAATCCTCTCAGCCCAAGCAGCTTTCTAGGTCGTGTGGAGAAAACCATCCCACTCTTTTCTCTCAACAGTGCCGGCCCCATGGGAAGTACAAATAAATGCCTCACAAATCACGAGAAGCCCCACGGTCTTACCTGGGGTCCTGAGTAGGGGGACCTGTCAGTCTGGGGGATCAATCCTGGGGCACAGGAAGTCCCGGTGCCAGGAGGCCACTGGCTGTCACTGCTGCTGTAACGATTCTTGGTCTTCACGTAGCTTTTAGTTTGTTTGCGAACCGAGCTTTTCCGCGCATGATCCGAATCCTGTGGTGAGAGGTGTGTGTTTAAAGCAACTGCAGGGCCGGCAGCTGACGTGCTGCATCCAggctctgctccctgccccaccGCCAGTGTATGCGGCTTCATCTGCATGCTCCCCTCACGGTGGGGAAGGCCTGAAACTTCCCGAAACTGCCCCGCCTGCCAGAGGCCTCCCCGGGGGAGGCCAGCGCGGCCCTGCATGGACACGCTCCCCTGAAGTGAACGGCTAGGCAGCCCCCGCGacgccgggggcggggggcgggggggagggtcACCTCGTTGCTCTCCAGGGAGGCCTCGCTGCTGAGTTCCGGGGCCCGGGCCAGGCcctcactgctgctgctgctccgCGCGGCCCCAAGGCGGGCACAGAAGGCGTGCTCTTCTGACAATGGCGAAGACGAGGACGCCTGACCACAGGCCTCGCCCGTGGCGACTCCCCAGAGCCCTGTCCCCGAGCGGCTTCAGCCACAGCGCTCCCCGGCCCCTCCAATCGTTCACTGTTTGCTTCTGCTTCACGCCGACTGCCGGGCCAGGCCCTTCCTTTCTAGGCTCGGCAGCGTTTGTCTGCTCTGTTCACCGATAAATGCAAGCATCTagccagtgcttggcacacaggacACTCGGTAAACAGCTGTGGAATGGACGATGCACATAACATACGAAGACATTTCCTAAGGACTTACCAGTCAAGAGGCTAAGCCTGTCTGTCTGGACTGACTCCCAGATCCTGCTCAGAGAGACCCTGGGCGAGAAGTCTCCTCACCTGTCCCCACGCCAGATTATGACTCTCCTCACAAGAGCCAGAACCTTCTCTAACCTTCACCCTGTCCTCTGCCGGATGGACCCGTCACAGGGCCACGGCCCAGCCGGACTGGTGGCGGGGGGGTGCGTACCCcggctgctgccgctgctgctctCCACGTCCCGCTCATTGATGGGGGAGGTGACGTCCCTGTAGCAGAGGCCCCCCTCTTCCAGGGGGTTCTCATCGCTGCTGTTGAAGGTAACATAGCCCCGTGGAGGCACCTGCTCTGTGGACAGAATGGGGCAC
The sequence above is drawn from the Balaenoptera musculus isolate JJ_BM4_2016_0621 chromosome 15, mBalMus1.pri.v3, whole genome shotgun sequence genome and encodes:
- the ANKS3 gene encoding ankyrin repeat and SAM domain-containing protein 3 isoform X1; translation: MSELSDEASEPELLSRSLSMWHGLGAQVSREELAVPLDLHTAASIGQYEVVKECVQRRELDLNKKNGGGWTPLMYASYIGHDTIVHLLLEAGVSVNVPTPEGQTPLMLASSCGNESIAYFLLQQGAELEMKDIQGWTALFHCTSAGHQQMVKFLLDSGANANVRDPVYGFTPLMEAAAAGHEIIVQYFLNHGVKVDTRDHSGATARMLAKQYGHMKIVGLIDAHSPSLPKSLYRSPEKYEDLSSSDESCPVPQRQRPCRKKGLSIHEGPRALARLTAIGLGGRMQQPCYEQVPPRGYVTFNSSDENPLEEGGLCYRDVTSPINERDVESSSGSSREEHAFCARLGAARSSSSSEGLARAPELSSEASLESNEDSDHARKSSVRKQTKSYVKTKNRYSSSDSQWPPGTGTSCAPGLIPQTDRSPYSGPQDLATLLEQIGCLKYLQVFEEQDVDLRIFLTLTESDLKEIGITLFGPKRKMTSAIARWHSSARPPSDALELAYADRLEAEMQELAIQLHKRCEEVEAMRGLVSQEQELRAVVESCLLEQDGARKDVHAQLQEAWALARDAALVLDQLRACQAELSTRVQQDESPLEATLGPGLPTADSKGWQAALQALSLPQLSGALEDQVREMGRVLCLVTQSLEKLQVLNGKENWREP
- the ANKS3 gene encoding ankyrin repeat and SAM domain-containing protein 3 isoform X2; this encodes MCAAQGAELEMKDIQGWTALFHCTSAGHQQMVKFLLDSGANANVRDPVYGFTPLMEAAAAGHEIIVQYFLNHGVKVDTRDHSGATARMLAKQYGHMKIVGLIDAHSPSLPKSLYRSPEKYEDLSSSDESCPVPQRQRPCRKKGLSIHEGPRALARLTAIGLGGRMQQPCYEQVPPRGYVTFNSSDENPLEEGGLCYRDVTSPINERDVESSSGSSREEHAFCARLGAARSSSSSEGLARAPELSSEASLESNEDSDHARKSSVRKQTKSYVKTKNRYSSSDSQWPPGTGTSCAPGLIPQTDRSPYSGPQDLATLLEQIGCLKYLQVFEEQDVDLRIFLTLTESDLKEIGITLFGPKRKMTSAIARWHSSARPPSDALELAYADRLEAEMQELAIQLHKRCEEVEAMRGLVSQEQELRAVVESCLLEQDGARKDVHAQLQEAWALARDAALVLDQLRACQAELSTRVQQDESPLEATLGPGLPTADSKGWQAALQALSLPQLSGALEDQVREMGRVLCLVTQSLEKLQVLNGKENWREP
- the ANKS3 gene encoding ankyrin repeat and SAM domain-containing protein 3 isoform X3 — protein: MKDIQGWTALFHCTSAGHQQMVKFLLDSGANANVRDPVYGFTPLMEAAAAGHEIIVQYFLNHGVKVDTRDHSGATARMLAKQYGHMKIVGLIDAHSPSLPKSLYRSPEKYEDLSSSDESCPVPQRQRPCRKKGLSIHEGPRALARLTAIGLGGRMQQPCYEQVPPRGYVTFNSSDENPLEEGGLCYRDVTSPINERDVESSSGSSREEHAFCARLGAARSSSSSEGLARAPELSSEASLESNEDSDHARKSSVRKQTKSYVKTKNRYSSSDSQWPPGTGTSCAPGLIPQTDRSPYSGPQDLATLLEQIGCLKYLQVFEEQDVDLRIFLTLTESDLKEIGITLFGPKRKMTSAIARWHSSARPPSDALELAYADRLEAEMQELAIQLHKRCEEVEAMRGLVSQEQELRAVVESCLLEQDGARKDVHAQLQEAWALARDAALVLDQLRACQAELSTRVQQDESPLEATLGPGLPTADSKGWQAALQALSLPQLSGALEDQVREMGRVLCLVTQSLEKLQVLNGKENWREP
- the ANKS3 gene encoding ankyrin repeat and SAM domain-containing protein 3 isoform X4, coding for MNPAPSLRDRGPVGRRASASTRGREPWPGSQLLDSEAGCSSLAMVPPRGYVTFNSSDENPLEEGGLCYRDVTSPINERDVESSSGSSREEHAFCARLGAARSSSSSEGLARAPELSSEASLESNEDSDHARKSSVRKQTKSYVKTKNRYSSSDSQWPPGTGTSCAPGLIPQTDRSPYSGPQDLATLLEQIGCLKYLQVFEEQDVDLRIFLTLTESDLKEIGITLFGPKRKMTSAIARWHSSARPPSDALELAYADRLEAEMQELAIQLHKRCEEVEAMRGLVSQEQELRAVVESCLLEQDGARKDVHAQLQEAWALARDAALVLDQLRACQAELSTRVQQDESPLEATLGPGLPTADSKGWQAALQALSLPQLSGALEDQVREMGRVLCLVTQSLEKLQVLNGKENWREP